In Streptomyces nodosus, one DNA window encodes the following:
- a CDS encoding ABC transporter ATP-binding protein: MTTPDTQRPRTGADILRTALRRNIGAMAWGTVLMGLYQAGETAFPIALGLIVEHTLRDRSLGALGLSIAALAVIITTVSLSWRFGMRILQKANTTEAHRWRVRVAACGLQPVARRTDLKSGEVLTIATEDADQTADIIEVVPLLISSLVAVAVAAVALALADIRLGLLVIVGTVAILSILSVLSRRIGSSTHEQQARVARAGAKVADLISGLRPLHGFGGNHAAFRSYRQVSTEARLQAVTVARVNGAYEGTALALNAVLAGAVTLTAGMLAFDGRINIGELVMAVGLAQFIMEPLKLFSQMPKYVMIARASAERMALVLAAPPVTTPGTELPAAGGGLQVDGVRHGTLRHLKFTVPAGEFVAIAAYQPRAAADLASVLAMNVPPDAYEGVVRVGGRELAELSVEGVREHLLVNPYDGEIFAGTLRTNIDPSGTSRTVPEAVEASMLADVVALHREGLDYGVRDRGANLSGGQRQRLSLARALAADTDVLVLHDPTTAVDAVTEQLIARRVAELRRGRTTVVITSSPALLDAADRVLVLDEGVITAENTHRQLLATDDDYCLAVAR; the protein is encoded by the coding sequence ATGACCACTCCTGACACGCAGCGGCCCCGCACGGGGGCGGACATCCTGCGCACCGCGCTGCGCCGCAACATCGGCGCGATGGCCTGGGGCACCGTCCTCATGGGCCTGTACCAGGCAGGGGAGACCGCCTTCCCCATCGCGCTCGGTCTGATCGTGGAGCACACGCTGCGCGATCGGAGCCTCGGCGCGCTCGGCCTGTCGATCGCCGCCCTGGCCGTGATCATCACCACCGTGTCGCTGTCCTGGCGGTTCGGGATGCGCATCCTCCAGAAGGCCAACACCACCGAGGCGCACCGCTGGCGGGTGAGGGTCGCGGCCTGCGGCCTCCAGCCGGTGGCCAGGAGGACGGACCTCAAGTCCGGCGAGGTGCTGACCATCGCCACCGAGGACGCCGACCAGACCGCCGACATCATCGAGGTGGTGCCACTGCTGATCAGTTCGCTGGTCGCGGTGGCGGTCGCCGCGGTCGCGCTCGCACTGGCCGACATCCGGCTCGGCCTGCTGGTGATCGTGGGAACGGTCGCGATCCTGTCGATCCTGAGCGTGCTCTCCAGACGGATCGGCAGCAGCACCCACGAGCAGCAGGCCCGGGTGGCGCGGGCCGGTGCGAAGGTCGCCGACCTGATCAGCGGTCTGCGCCCGCTGCACGGCTTCGGCGGGAACCACGCGGCGTTCCGGTCCTACCGGCAGGTCAGCACGGAGGCCAGGCTCCAGGCGGTCACCGTCGCCAGGGTGAACGGGGCGTACGAGGGCACCGCGCTGGCGCTCAACGCGGTCCTCGCAGGCGCGGTGACCCTGACGGCGGGAATGCTGGCCTTCGACGGCCGGATCAACATCGGCGAACTCGTGATGGCCGTGGGTCTCGCGCAGTTCATCATGGAACCGCTCAAGCTGTTCTCCCAGATGCCGAAGTATGTGATGATCGCGCGCGCGTCGGCCGAGCGGATGGCGCTGGTGCTCGCCGCGCCGCCGGTGACCACACCGGGAACGGAACTCCCGGCCGCGGGCGGGGGCCTGCAGGTCGACGGGGTCCGGCACGGCACGCTCCGCCACCTCAAGTTCACGGTGCCCGCAGGCGAGTTCGTGGCGATCGCCGCCTACCAGCCCCGTGCGGCGGCCGATCTCGCGTCGGTCCTGGCCATGAACGTCCCGCCGGACGCGTACGAGGGAGTGGTGCGGGTCGGCGGGCGGGAGCTGGCGGAGCTGTCGGTCGAGGGGGTCCGCGAGCACCTGCTGGTGAACCCCTACGACGGGGAGATCTTCGCGGGCACGCTGCGCACGAACATCGACCCCTCCGGCACCAGCCGAACGGTTCCGGAGGCCGTCGAGGCGTCCATGCTGGCCGATGTCGTCGCCCTGCACCGCGAAGGACTCGACTACGGTGTCCGCGACCGCGGCGCGAACCTCTCCGGGGGGCAGCGCCAACGGCTGTCCCTGGCCCGTGCGTTGGCCGCCGACACGGACGTCCTGGTGCTGCACGACCCGACGACGGCCGTCGACGCGGTCACCGAGCAGCTCATCGCCCGCAGGGTCGCGGAACTGCGGCGGGGCCGCACCACCGTCGTGATCACGAGCAGTCCGGCGCTCCTGGACGCCGCGGACCGTGTCCTCGTCCTGGACGAGGGCGTCATCACCGCGGAGAACACCCACCGCCAACTGCTCGCGACCGACGACGACTACTGCCTGGCGGTCGCCCGGTGA